Part of the Flagellimonas eckloniae genome, ACTCCAATTACAATAGATAGTTTCTGCTGAATACCAAATAACGATAACCCTTTTCCCAAGAAACCAAAGAGCAATCCAATGATTCCATATGCCAGGAGTCTTCCAAAATGATAGATAAACAGTTGTGTTGCCTTCCTGGTTGTGCTATTTTGATCTAAAGGCAGCATAAAAGCAATAGGACCACACATTCCCAAACAGTGCAAGCTTCCCAAAAATCCTAATATAATTGCCGATAGAAATACCATTAGTACAACAGTTTTTCTTTGTGTAAAAAGATTTTATCCTTATAATTCCATTTGATGGTAATGTCCCAGCGACCGTCCAGCAAGCTATTGTCAGGTATGAGCAAATGTGCATTGGACAAACTTATAGGAAAGTTAAAATCCAAGTGCTTGTTAGACGGTCTATAAAGGGACACTGTGCCATTAATATGTTCTGGATTGAATTGTTCTGGAAATAAAACTGTGATTCCTTTTTCAGATTTCACCAATTTTAGACTCGCATTCATCTTCAAAGCAGATTCTACTGCATCAATTTCATTCTGGTAGGCCAATTCTTGTTTATAATACTCTTCGGTAACCAAATCGTGATTGGCACTGTTATCCGTACTCATTCTAATCACAAAGTATAATATGAAACTGATGAATGCTGTAAAAGCCAGTACTATACTTGTTCCCCAATTTATTTTCATAGTGCTATTTTTTAATGATAACTTCTTGGTGCCAAAAACTGTGTTGTCGTTGTTTCAATAAGCTTTTCGCCATTATAAACTCCAATTTTTAACTTATCCTTATCTCCTGTCAGTACAGAGCTGTTGATTTCTATAAATAATGTTCCTTCCGCAATTTCCTCTGCAGGAACTTTAAACTTATCCTGAGATACCATTTTAATCTCTCCTTTATGGGACAATAATCTAAAGCCTACACTATCTATATCTTTGGATGTTTTGTTCACCAATTTGTAGGTGTATACATTGCTGATATTGTTATTGGCCTTTCTTTCGTACAGCTGACCAGGTAATCTTAAGATGTTTGCTTCCAATTCATTTCTAAGAAAAAGCATGCCAATCAAAATACCTGTTAGTATAACAAGCACCGCAGTATAGCCTTTCATTCTAGCGGTAAATTTGAATTTTGCTTTTTTGTTTATCTCATCTTCGCTCGCGTAACGAATCAACCCTCTTGGTTTTTGAATACTGTCCATAATATGATCGCATTCATCAATACATGCCGTGCAGTTGACACATTCCAATTGGGTTCCATTTCGAATATCTATTCCGGTTGGACAAACATTGACGCATTGAAAACAATCTATACAATCTCCATGGCCCAAGGCATCCCTGTCTTCGTTTTTACGAAACTTTTTACGCCCATTATCTCCCTCTCCCCGTTTGTGGTCGTAGGCCACCACAATGGATTTATCATCCAAAAGCACACCTTGCAATCTTCCGTAAGGACATGCTATGATACACACTTGCTCGCGAAACCAGGCAAACACAAAATAGAACACACCTGTAAAAATGAGCAATGGAATTATGGTTCCCATATGGGCCAATGGCCCATCAACAACATACCTGATCAGTTTATCACTTCCAATCAGATAGGCCAAGAAAACATTGGCTATCAAAAATGAAATAATAAAAAAGACTGTCCACTTTAATACTCTTTTCCGAATCTTTTTACCATTCCAGGGTGATCTGTCCAGTCTCATTTGCGCCCCACGATCTCCATCTATCCAGTATTCAATTCTTCGAAAGACCATTTCCATGAAAATAGTCTGGGGACACATCCATCCGCAAAAAATACGTCCATACGCTACAGTAAATAACGATACGAAAATTACACCTGCAATCATAGAAACTACAACTAGGTGAAAATCCTGTGGCCAGAAAGGAAATCCAAAAATATTGAACCTTCTTTCCAATACATTGAACAGTAGAAACTGATTACCGTTTACGTTAATAAAAGGCGATGCAATCAAAAAAAGTAAGAGTCCATAGCTAACATATTTGCGATACTCAAAAAATCGTCCTTTAGGTTTCTTAGGATAAATCCATGCCCTTTTGCCCTCTTCAGATATTGTCCCTATGGAATCCCTAAAATTCTCTTCCATTGCAATTGTATTTTAACCTCAACAGTATTTCTAAATCTGCACCTCTTCTTGAGGTATAAGGTGCCGGTTCTTTTAATTCATTGCTACATCTGTAGAATCAGAAACCTGTTCCGTTGGAGTTTCTTCAATAGTTTCTTCTGATTCAGGTGCATCTGGATCAACCCAAATTTCACCTTCTGGTGCTTTTGGATCTGCTGGGGTTGTACCTCCCAATGTTAATATATAACTGGCCACTTGTGCCATTTCTACAGGTTTTAGACTTTGTTTCCAGGCAATCATACCCTTACCATCGCGTCCA contains:
- a CDS encoding FixH family protein, giving the protein MKINWGTSIVLAFTAFISFILYFVIRMSTDNSANHDLVTEEYYKQELAYQNEIDAVESALKMNASLKLVKSEKGITVLFPEQFNPEHINGTVSLYRPSNKHLDFNFPISLSNAHLLIPDNSLLDGRWDITIKWNYKDKIFLHKEKLLY
- the ccoG gene encoding cytochrome c oxidase accessory protein CcoG, which translates into the protein MEENFRDSIGTISEEGKRAWIYPKKPKGRFFEYRKYVSYGLLLFLIASPFINVNGNQFLLFNVLERRFNIFGFPFWPQDFHLVVVSMIAGVIFVSLFTVAYGRIFCGWMCPQTIFMEMVFRRIEYWIDGDRGAQMRLDRSPWNGKKIRKRVLKWTVFFIISFLIANVFLAYLIGSDKLIRYVVDGPLAHMGTIIPLLIFTGVFYFVFAWFREQVCIIACPYGRLQGVLLDDKSIVVAYDHKRGEGDNGRKKFRKNEDRDALGHGDCIDCFQCVNVCPTGIDIRNGTQLECVNCTACIDECDHIMDSIQKPRGLIRYASEDEINKKAKFKFTARMKGYTAVLVILTGILIGMLFLRNELEANILRLPGQLYERKANNNISNVYTYKLVNKTSKDIDSVGFRLLSHKGEIKMVSQDKFKVPAEEIAEGTLFIEINSSVLTGDKDKLKIGVYNGEKLIETTTTQFLAPRSYH